Proteins encoded within one genomic window of Phototrophicus methaneseepsis:
- a CDS encoding glycosyltransferase family 4 protein has product MARILYVVNIPRFFMTHRLPLALAARERGYDVHVTTSDADEANVASIKATGLPYYPLPLSQHGTNPLAEVQTVTALYQLYRRLQPDLVHQVSIKPVLYGGIAAKTAHVPAVVSAMSGLGYVFISQTPKMRIVRQFVKPLFRLALAGHNTRMIFQNPDDQQRFVQMGLLPQSRTTLIKGSGVDMDTFKPQPEPDDLPVVLFAGRLLWSKGLGTFVELARRLQGKARFVVAGYPEPSSPHAVSPEQMATWQTEGAIEWWGKRDDMPDVFASVNIVCLPSTYGEGVPRVLIEAAACGRAIITTDTPGCREIVHDGENGLLVPPGVLDALISATQTLINDSAQRAQMGTRGREIAQAEYSLRRVLDDTFALYEALLSQYGRKG; this is encoded by the coding sequence ATGGCACGCATTCTCTACGTCGTCAATATCCCGCGCTTCTTCATGACACACCGCTTACCGCTCGCCCTGGCAGCACGCGAGCGCGGTTATGACGTCCATGTCACCACATCGGATGCTGACGAAGCGAACGTTGCTAGCATCAAAGCCACCGGGTTACCCTATTATCCGCTGCCGCTCAGCCAGCACGGGACCAACCCCCTGGCGGAAGTACAAACTGTGACAGCACTCTATCAACTCTACCGCCGATTACAACCTGATCTGGTGCACCAGGTGAGCATAAAGCCCGTGCTCTATGGGGGTATTGCTGCCAAAACAGCCCACGTGCCAGCCGTCGTCAGCGCGATGAGTGGCCTGGGTTATGTCTTCATCTCGCAAACGCCTAAAATGCGCATCGTCCGGCAGTTTGTCAAGCCACTGTTCCGGCTGGCCCTGGCTGGTCACAACACCCGCATGATCTTCCAGAATCCAGATGATCAACAGCGCTTTGTGCAGATGGGGCTGCTGCCGCAGTCGCGGACGACGCTCATCAAAGGCAGCGGCGTCGATATGGATACATTCAAGCCTCAGCCTGAGCCGGACGATTTACCCGTGGTGCTCTTCGCAGGGCGGCTGTTATGGAGTAAAGGGCTGGGTACCTTCGTAGAACTCGCACGTCGCTTACAGGGCAAAGCGCGTTTTGTCGTCGCAGGCTACCCAGAGCCATCCAGCCCGCATGCGGTATCCCCTGAGCAGATGGCGACATGGCAGACAGAAGGCGCTATCGAATGGTGGGGGAAGCGCGACGATATGCCGGATGTATTCGCCAGCGTGAATATCGTCTGTTTGCCCTCGACCTATGGCGAAGGCGTGCCCAGGGTGTTGATCGAAGCGGCAGCTTGTGGGCGAGCCATCATCACAACGGATACACCCGGCTGCCGGGAGATTGTCCATGATGGCGAAAACGGCCTGCTGGTCCCGCCCGGTGTTCTGGATGCACTGATCAGCGCCACGCAAACGCTTATTAACGACTCCGCTCAACGCGCTCAGATGGGCACACGCGGGCGTGAAATCGCCCAGGCGGAATATTCGCTGCGGCGTGTGCTGGATGACACCTTCGCCCTGTATGAGGCTTTATTGTCGCAATATGGGCGTAAAGGATAG
- a CDS encoding glycosyltransferase family 4 protein: protein MSDPVSTKPTIRMMRLTTRLRINGPVLQAVLLSAKMRDYGYETQLIGGNPPSEETDVMERAASYGVEPVVMPGLTQTLNPLTLVSLVRELADMMRTYQPHIVHTHTTTAGFLGRLAARIAGVPVIVHTLHVYPFEGYYNRVTTSIFILLERFGARLSDSIITLSEGLRRQLTESYPITRKQRIIVLPLGLDLTPYTQMKRHRGHFREAYGIPDNVPLIGIIGQLLPVKNHALFLQAAQIVKVTVPDAHFVIIGDGEQRPMLERRAQALGLEGHITFTSWIEDVAAAYSDMDLLVNSSHNEGTPLPLIEALAAGCPVVATHVGGIPDLLDGGRLGALVSPNDPQALAEAIVHTLQTDYDPQPAREAMVNRYAVERLAQDLDSLYRGLLAKKGVTFPVETKEPLSSH from the coding sequence GTGAGCGATCCCGTATCGACAAAACCGACAATCCGCATGATGCGGCTAACGACACGCCTACGCATCAACGGACCTGTCTTACAAGCCGTTTTACTTTCCGCCAAGATGCGCGATTATGGTTACGAGACCCAACTCATCGGGGGCAACCCTCCGTCAGAAGAAACCGATGTCATGGAACGGGCCGCATCCTATGGTGTGGAGCCCGTCGTTATGCCAGGGCTTACACAGACGCTCAACCCGCTAACCTTGGTATCGCTGGTGCGAGAGTTGGCCGATATGATGCGCACCTATCAGCCGCACATCGTCCATACGCATACGACGACGGCTGGCTTTCTGGGACGATTGGCGGCGCGGATTGCTGGCGTACCCGTTATCGTGCACACGCTGCATGTCTATCCCTTCGAGGGATACTATAATCGCGTCACAACGAGCATTTTCATCTTATTGGAGCGCTTTGGCGCGCGCCTTTCAGATAGCATCATTACCTTGAGCGAGGGCCTGCGGCGTCAGCTTACGGAGTCGTATCCTATTACCCGCAAGCAGCGTATTATCGTGCTGCCATTGGGCCTGGACTTGACACCCTATACCCAGATGAAGCGGCATCGTGGGCACTTCCGCGAGGCTTATGGCATCCCGGATAACGTGCCCCTCATTGGCATTATCGGGCAGCTCCTCCCGGTAAAGAACCACGCTCTTTTTTTACAGGCAGCCCAGATCGTGAAAGTCACGGTGCCGGATGCCCATTTCGTCATCATCGGGGATGGCGAACAACGCCCCATGCTGGAACGTCGCGCACAGGCGCTTGGCCTGGAGGGACACATCACCTTCACCAGTTGGATTGAAGACGTCGCAGCGGCTTATTCCGATATGGACCTGCTGGTCAACAGCAGCCATAACGAAGGTACACCACTGCCTCTGATCGAAGCACTGGCCGCGGGCTGCCCGGTAGTAGCAACGCATGTGGGCGGCATTCCTGATTTACTGGATGGGGGCCGATTAGGCGCGCTTGTCTCGCCCAATGATCCGCAAGCACTGGCAGAGGCCATCGTGCATACCTTACAAACAGATTATGATCCGCAGCCAGCCCGCGAAGCCATGGTGAACCGCTACGCCGTGGAACGGTTGGCGCAAGACCTCGACAGCCTGTACCGGGGCCTGCTCGCCAAAAAAGGCGTCACCTTCCCGGTAGAGACAAAAGAACCCCTATCATCCCACTGA
- a CDS encoding MaoC family dehydratase: MPGKYYEDLPLGMHIKHALGRTLTEMDNVLFSSLTMNTQPLHIDEHFAAQTPFGQRIVNGIFTLGVVVGITVGDLTAGTIIANLGYEAIKHPNPLFHGDTIYVETEIIAARESQSRPDCGIVTMKHIGRNQHDEICIEVTRSALFLKRPLVDNAEHEPE, encoded by the coding sequence ATGCCCGGTAAATATTATGAAGACTTACCCCTTGGCATGCACATCAAACATGCCCTGGGGCGCACCCTCACCGAGATGGATAACGTCCTCTTTAGCAGCCTGACCATGAACACCCAACCCTTGCACATTGATGAGCACTTCGCCGCTCAGACGCCCTTTGGGCAGCGCATTGTGAATGGTATCTTCACGCTGGGCGTGGTGGTCGGCATTACAGTGGGCGACCTCACAGCCGGAACGATCATCGCCAACCTGGGCTATGAAGCCATCAAACACCCCAATCCTCTCTTCCATGGCGATACGATCTACGTTGAAACGGAAATCATCGCGGCCCGTGAGAGCCAATCGCGCCCGGACTGTGGCATCGTGACCATGAAACACATCGGACGCAATCAACATGACGAAATTTGTATCGAAGTGACGCGGTCGGCCCTGTTCTTAAAGCGCCCTCTGGTAGACAATGCAGAACATGAACCGGAATGA
- a CDS encoding class I SAM-dependent methyltransferase — translation MSNQDTDIITTHMLATGQHYYSNGYYLREKHRLAGHQYVHWTLNLIPNWSGSTVLDAGGGWGRYLWSLIDQGQIDVKDAVLTDISEGMLLTSQEEARQRAIILKTTVCNIESLPFAQQKFNIVMANKVLYHVADRLRGVRELARVLKPDGTLLATTNSDKITATVVALHYQALDRMGIAYEPEPSSPFSMENGADLLATQFRTVKAFYYEDEALIYNAAEMRATYNTIGRYRNVLARHDIAEAVKQALPEVVEQLAQAIIDRDGVLRSPSLMGAFVCTDPVQMIRR, via the coding sequence ATGTCTAACCAAGATACAGACATTATCACCACGCACATGCTTGCCACGGGTCAACATTATTACAGCAACGGCTATTATCTACGTGAGAAGCATCGGCTAGCAGGGCATCAATATGTTCATTGGACGCTTAATCTCATCCCAAATTGGTCTGGTTCGACTGTGCTTGATGCAGGTGGCGGCTGGGGACGCTATCTCTGGTCACTCATAGATCAGGGGCAAATTGATGTAAAAGATGCTGTTCTAACGGATATTTCCGAAGGTATGTTGCTAACTTCGCAGGAGGAAGCCCGTCAACGGGCCATCATACTAAAAACCACTGTTTGCAATATTGAATCACTCCCATTTGCGCAACAAAAATTTAATATCGTGATGGCGAACAAGGTTTTATATCATGTGGCGGATAGGCTGCGCGGCGTGCGCGAATTGGCTCGTGTTCTTAAGCCAGATGGCACCCTGCTCGCAACGACGAATAGCGATAAGATTACGGCCACCGTCGTTGCATTGCATTATCAGGCGCTGGACCGTATGGGTATTGCGTATGAACCAGAACCATCCTCGCCGTTCTCTATGGAAAACGGGGCTGACTTGCTAGCAACCCAATTTCGCACAGTAAAGGCGTTTTATTATGAAGACGAAGCATTGATCTATAATGCGGCTGAGATGCGCGCCACTTACAATACGATAGGGCGCTACCGCAATGTGCTTGCACGTCATGATATCGCGGAAGCAGTGAAACAGGCGCTGCCAGAGGTCGTTGAACAACTGGCACAGGCGATCATTGACCGCGATGGCGTCTTGCGTTCTCCGAGCCTGATGGGCGCTTTTGTTTGCACGGACCCAGTGCAAATGATCCGTAGGTAG
- a CDS encoding TetR/AcrR family transcriptional regulator — protein MILLTTDKPVRADAARNRNLLLTTATRLFREEGVDAVTMSAIAQEAGVGKGTLYRHFSDKAELCHALLDEAMLGFQEETFAQLRRGGEAITHLRWFLRAAVYYVDQHIALLSEASIVGNGDMLGHPAHAWWRQTIIGLLRQIDVTGDIGYLADTLYIMTDVRIIKYQRDLQGYELDRIVTGLLNTLDAFLAR, from the coding sequence ATGATTCTACTCACAACTGATAAGCCCGTGCGGGCTGATGCAGCGCGTAACCGCAACCTGCTGTTGACGACAGCTACCCGTCTCTTTAGAGAAGAAGGGGTCGATGCGGTGACGATGTCCGCCATTGCGCAAGAGGCGGGCGTGGGTAAGGGCACGCTTTATCGGCACTTTAGCGATAAAGCGGAGCTGTGCCATGCCTTGCTCGATGAAGCGATGTTGGGCTTTCAGGAAGAGACATTTGCACAACTGCGGCGTGGGGGCGAGGCCATTACGCATCTGCGTTGGTTCTTGCGCGCTGCCGTTTACTATGTCGACCAGCACATCGCCCTATTAAGTGAAGCGTCTATTGTTGGTAATGGTGATATGCTCGGTCATCCGGCCCATGCGTGGTGGCGCCAGACGATCATCGGCCTGCTGCGGCAAATTGACGTCACGGGGGATATTGGCTATCTGGCTGATACGCTCTATATCATGACGGATGTGCGCATCATCAAATATCAGCGAGATTTACAGGGCTATGAACTCGACCGCATCGTAACCGGCTTGCTGAATACGCTGGATGCCTTCCTAGCGAGATAG
- a CDS encoding DNA-3-methyladenine glycosylase family protein: MLMLTTPVPQGFNFRSVVDSHGWRSLAPFMWDAEGGVLRRIHQLADGTLLDLFMHPGGITLTPTVERLSATQMIAIEQDIRQMLSMDWDMSAAYAALGQHTRYQWLATACAGRLLVGPTVWEDLAKTLLTTNTTWRQTIAMNARLCQLGDALGDAHAFPTPERIAAMNEDDLQTAIRAGYRTAYLHELAKRIAHGELDVESWRQLPSEAIYQVVLGLKGFGNYAAGTMVRLLGHFDRLAIDTECRAAYKRVTGSETATDQEIKAYYGQFGLHQGLAMWMDIMSD, encoded by the coding sequence ATGTTGATGCTCACAACGCCCGTACCACAGGGTTTTAACTTCCGCTCTGTCGTGGATAGCCATGGCTGGCGGTCGCTCGCTCCGTTCATGTGGGATGCAGAGGGCGGCGTTTTGCGGCGTATCCATCAACTGGCAGATGGCACGCTGCTGGATCTGTTTATGCATCCTGGGGGCATTACGCTGACGCCAACTGTTGAGCGACTGAGCGCCACGCAAATGATCGCCATTGAGCAAGACATCCGCCAGATGCTCAGCATGGACTGGGATATGTCGGCGGCGTATGCTGCTCTGGGCCAGCATACACGTTATCAATGGCTGGCGACCGCCTGTGCAGGTCGGTTGCTCGTCGGCCCAACGGTATGGGAAGACCTGGCAAAGACGCTCCTGACCACCAATACCACATGGCGGCAAACCATCGCGATGAACGCGCGTTTGTGCCAATTGGGGGATGCCCTGGGGGATGCACACGCCTTCCCTACGCCGGAGCGTATCGCGGCGATGAACGAAGATGATTTACAGACGGCTATCCGGGCAGGGTACCGTACAGCCTACCTGCATGAGCTGGCGAAGCGCATTGCGCATGGTGAACTCGATGTTGAAAGCTGGCGACAGTTACCCTCTGAGGCGATCTATCAGGTGGTACTAGGGCTGAAGGGCTTTGGCAATTATGCCGCAGGGACGATGGTCCGCTTGCTTGGTCATTTTGACCGCCTCGCCATTGATACAGAATGCCGTGCCGCCTATAAGCGCGTCACAGGCAGCGAAACCGCCACAGATCAGGAAATCAAAGCCTATTATGGGCAGTTCGGCCTGCATCAGGGACTGGCTATGTGGATGGACATTATGTCCGATTAA
- a CDS encoding PPC domain-containing protein — MKAILRPFILSVIILMFATTSFAQDLVSNPVAPSTLDDVESGINTSIDLSMLVNNGVVTGSFQGDVTARLYYFNGSAGDVVTISMIQQSNDLDPYIVLLGSLGEVIAVDDNSGEVNLSAQIRNVVLPVSGSYFVMVTTPQSLSGDVAITTVSDSELGYLVSLSGATTPTDVVNFDPDTYAVYTGNIATDDIVDGYSSAQEPVFYFLYDGIGGDSVNLNLTSGDFDTALHVFGNGGDRLFVNNDANGTNSAVENFNIPETSQYLIFATDARFEEALLADGNYRGGNFTLSISRPGASV, encoded by the coding sequence GTGAAAGCAATCCTTCGTCCATTTATCTTGTCGGTAATCATTCTGATGTTTGCAACAACCAGCTTTGCGCAAGACCTTGTGAGCAACCCTGTAGCGCCTTCCACTTTGGATGACGTTGAGAGCGGTATCAACACAAGCATTGATCTGTCTATGTTGGTCAACAATGGTGTGGTAACAGGCTCCTTCCAGGGTGACGTCACAGCGCGCCTCTATTATTTCAATGGCAGCGCTGGTGATGTGGTGACAATTTCCATGATTCAACAGAGCAATGACCTGGACCCTTACATCGTTTTGCTTGGCTCATTGGGCGAAGTTATCGCCGTCGATGATAACAGTGGCGAGGTCAATTTATCTGCTCAGATTCGTAATGTGGTGTTACCGGTGAGCGGGAGTTACTTTGTGATGGTGACAACGCCGCAATCCCTGAGCGGTGATGTCGCTATTACGACGGTTAGCGATAGTGAACTAGGTTATCTTGTGAGCCTTTCTGGTGCGACAACCCCGACCGATGTCGTCAACTTCGACCCAGATACCTACGCTGTCTATACAGGCAACATCGCTACGGACGACATCGTCGATGGTTACAGCAGTGCGCAGGAACCTGTCTTCTACTTCCTCTACGATGGGATTGGTGGCGACTCCGTAAACCTGAACCTGACCAGCGGTGATTTTGATACGGCTTTGCATGTGTTTGGCAACGGAGGCGACCGCCTGTTTGTCAACAATGACGCCAACGGGACCAACAGTGCTGTAGAAAACTTCAACATCCCTGAAACAAGCCAGTATCTCATCTTTGCGACGGATGCACGCTTTGAAGAAGCCCTGCTTGCCGATGGCAACTACAGAGGGGGTAACTTCACACTCTCCATCAGCCGCCCTGGTGCGAGCGTCTAA
- the ychF gene encoding redox-regulated ATPase YchF, whose product MRLGIIGLPNSGKTTLFNALTGGDYETSAVSSGQFHVNTAVVNVPDERLDVLEDMYDAKKKVYATITYTDIGGLDKGIGEGGMAGPLRNELSQVDGFVHVIRAFESPTVPHPYQTVDPQRDLETLDSELLLLDLVAVENRLEKIESELKLKGKRADQNLMDEKPLMETFKAHLDQGHPLRDLEITDKQRKMIGGFGFMTLKPVLIVLNLGDERKPGDDQVSYDYKRANHIALQAALEADLAQLDAEDAEMFMEEYGITELSASRVVKLSYELVSIHSFLTAGEKEVRAWTIPVGATAFEAAGAIHGDIQKGFIRAEVTPYTDLVTLGSEAAVKSAGKMRLESKEYVVQDGDVMVFRHSG is encoded by the coding sequence ATGCGTTTAGGCATTATTGGCTTGCCCAACAGCGGGAAAACAACGTTGTTCAACGCCTTAACAGGCGGTGACTACGAGACGAGCGCTGTCTCCAGCGGTCAATTTCATGTGAATACCGCCGTCGTCAATGTGCCCGATGAGCGGCTCGACGTGCTGGAAGACATGTATGACGCGAAGAAGAAAGTCTACGCGACCATTACATATACCGACATCGGCGGCCTGGATAAGGGCATCGGCGAAGGGGGTATGGCGGGGCCACTGCGTAATGAACTCTCACAGGTGGATGGCTTCGTGCACGTTATACGCGCCTTCGAAAGCCCCACAGTGCCCCATCCTTACCAGACGGTGGACCCTCAGCGCGACCTGGAAACACTCGACAGCGAGCTGCTGCTGCTGGATCTCGTCGCGGTAGAAAATCGCCTGGAGAAGATTGAATCCGAGCTTAAGCTAAAAGGCAAGCGCGCTGACCAGAACTTGATGGACGAGAAGCCCCTGATGGAAACATTCAAGGCCCATCTCGACCAAGGCCACCCGCTGCGCGACCTGGAAATCACAGATAAACAGCGCAAGATGATTGGCGGCTTCGGCTTTATGACGTTGAAGCCCGTCCTGATTGTGCTGAACCTGGGCGATGAGCGTAAACCGGGTGATGATCAGGTCAGCTATGATTATAAGCGGGCTAATCATATCGCCCTGCAAGCCGCGCTAGAAGCAGACCTGGCCCAATTGGATGCTGAAGATGCCGAGATGTTCATGGAAGAATACGGCATCACAGAACTGAGCGCCTCGCGCGTCGTCAAACTCTCTTATGAGCTGGTGAGTATTCACTCCTTCCTGACGGCGGGCGAAAAAGAAGTCCGCGCCTGGACCATCCCGGTAGGGGCAACAGCCTTTGAGGCTGCCGGAGCTATCCATGGCGATATTCAAAAGGGCTTCATCCGGGCAGAAGTGACGCCTTACACGGATTTGGTGACGTTGGGCAGCGAAGCGGCTGTGAAATCTGCGGGTAAGATGCGCCTGGAGAGTAAAGAATACGTCGTGCAAGATGGCGATGTGATGGTGTTCCGCCACAGTGGCTAA
- a CDS encoding AEC family transporter: MIAEVLNTAFNTITPILLCVAVGAWFGHKFHPDPRTLARISLYVFLPPLVFESIATSSIQLSEIIPIGLTVVLTLSTMAFLGWNMARLQPELGPKTRSAFVLTVLLTNTGNFGLPFVEFAIGDAGMKYATIIVVFSAIVTNTLGIYIASSGSSSALEGLKNIVKNPLPYATALGFFFNLTHIPVPLPLLRTVEVLSNGAVPILVLLLGVQLSRITVKQLSPAYIRAIVLASVSRLFLPPFVVFLITRLTHVNGTAFLVLMLVMSMPTAVNSAVLSHEYGSDADFVTPVILLTTVGSALSLSILFTILMQ, encoded by the coding sequence ATGATTGCAGAAGTGCTGAATACAGCTTTCAATACGATTACACCGATCTTGCTTTGCGTTGCTGTCGGCGCCTGGTTTGGGCATAAATTTCATCCTGATCCACGCACGCTGGCCCGCATCTCCCTGTATGTGTTTCTGCCACCCCTGGTCTTCGAAAGTATCGCCACCAGCAGCATCCAGCTTAGTGAGATTATCCCTATCGGGCTAACCGTCGTCCTGACGCTCTCGACAATGGCCTTTTTGGGCTGGAATATGGCCCGATTACAACCCGAACTGGGGCCGAAGACGCGCAGCGCCTTTGTGCTGACTGTCCTGCTAACCAATACAGGCAACTTCGGCCTGCCGTTTGTGGAATTCGCTATTGGCGATGCTGGCATGAAGTACGCGACGATTATTGTGGTCTTCTCCGCGATTGTGACGAATACGCTCGGTATTTATATCGCATCTTCTGGATCATCGAGCGCGTTAGAGGGCCTCAAAAATATCGTTAAAAACCCGCTGCCCTATGCGACTGCGTTGGGCTTCTTCTTCAATCTGACGCATATCCCGGTGCCCCTGCCTTTACTGCGCACTGTCGAAGTGCTGAGTAATGGCGCTGTGCCGATTCTTGTCTTGCTGTTGGGCGTCCAGCTCAGCCGCATTACCGTGAAGCAGCTCTCCCCGGCTTATATCCGCGCGATTGTGCTGGCGTCTGTGTCGCGGCTTTTCCTGCCACCGTTCGTCGTCTTCCTGATTACACGCTTGACGCACGTCAACGGGACGGCCTTCCTGGTATTGATGCTGGTCATGAGTATGCCAACCGCCGTGAACTCCGCAGTGCTCTCTCATGAATATGGCAGCGATGCGGATTTCGTCACACCAGTGATTTTGTTGACGACGGTCGGCAGTGCCCTCTCGCTGAGCATTCTGTTTACGATCCTGATGCAATAG
- a CDS encoding ABC transporter ATP-binding protein, with the protein MALLEVENLQTNYGAIKALRGISFMVEEGQVVTLIGANGAGKSTTINTITGLLKPVSGSVRFMGQDITGWRADRVTKLRLIQVPEGRQLIANMSVMENLTIGTHIRRGEKIDEDLANIFTRFPRLNERRTQKAGLLSGGEQQMLAVGRALMMRPRLLMLDEPSMGLAPLLVNEVFQIIAEIKAQGIPILLVEQNARKALQIADYVYVLDRGQIVNQGTAEELRSDPAILSAYLG; encoded by the coding sequence ATGGCGTTATTAGAAGTCGAAAACCTGCAAACCAATTATGGGGCGATCAAAGCCCTGCGCGGCATCTCCTTTATGGTCGAAGAAGGCCAGGTTGTGACGTTGATCGGTGCCAATGGCGCAGGCAAAAGCACCACGATCAACACCATTACGGGATTGCTCAAGCCTGTCAGTGGCAGTGTACGCTTTATGGGCCAGGACATCACAGGATGGCGAGCAGACCGCGTGACGAAGCTGCGCCTCATCCAGGTGCCAGAAGGCCGCCAGCTCATCGCGAATATGTCCGTTATGGAAAACCTGACTATCGGCACGCACATCCGCCGTGGCGAGAAGATCGACGAAGACCTGGCAAATATCTTCACACGCTTCCCACGATTGAATGAACGACGTACGCAAAAAGCCGGTTTACTCAGTGGGGGCGAGCAGCAAATGCTGGCTGTCGGGCGTGCTCTGATGATGCGCCCGCGTTTGCTCATGCTGGATGAACCGAGTATGGGGCTAGCCCCGCTACTGGTGAACGAAGTCTTCCAGATCATTGCAGAGATCAAAGCACAGGGTATCCCCATCCTGTTGGTGGAGCAAAACGCCCGTAAAGCCCTACAAATTGCCGATTACGTCTATGTACTGGATCGGGGGCAGATCGTGAACCAGGGTACGGCTGAAGAACTTCGCTCTGATCCAGCAATCTTATCTGCTTATCTGGGGTAG
- a CDS encoding ABC transporter ATP-binding protein: protein MLKLQDVSRRFGGLQALSDVTITVPDGRVVGLIGPNGAGKTTLINVISGLDHPTSGTIHFDGMSIQKMPPHKVTRLGIARTYQNIHLFGEMTTRENLMVAQHKRGTSSILSSIFYTPAFRRETHQFEAEADALLDQFRLQDVAEAPAESLPYGDQRRLEMARAFATEPRLLLLDEPTAGMNPTETRALGDQILMLMQSHHDLSVLVIEHDMSLIHQVCDEVYVLNFGKIIAHGTPAEIRDNPIVVEAYLGKEDSELI from the coding sequence ATGCTTAAGTTACAAGATGTCTCGCGCCGCTTCGGTGGGTTGCAAGCGCTCTCTGATGTGACGATTACGGTGCCGGATGGGCGCGTCGTGGGCTTGATTGGCCCCAATGGCGCGGGCAAGACGACGCTCATTAACGTCATCAGTGGGCTGGACCATCCTACGAGCGGGACGATTCACTTCGATGGCATGTCTATTCAAAAGATGCCACCTCATAAAGTCACCCGGTTAGGCATCGCGCGCACATACCAGAATATTCACCTGTTTGGCGAGATGACCACGCGTGAAAATCTCATGGTCGCGCAGCACAAACGGGGCACATCCAGCATCCTCTCGTCGATCTTCTATACCCCTGCTTTCCGGCGAGAGACACACCAATTTGAAGCTGAAGCTGACGCTCTGTTAGACCAATTTCGCTTGCAGGATGTAGCCGAGGCCCCGGCGGAGAGCCTGCCTTATGGCGATCAGCGTCGTTTGGAGATGGCCCGTGCCTTTGCCACAGAGCCACGCCTGCTGCTGCTGGATGAACCCACCGCGGGGATGAACCCGACTGAAACGCGCGCGCTGGGCGATCAAATCCTGATGCTGATGCAATCGCACCATGATTTATCCGTGCTGGTGATTGAACATGATATGTCGCTGATTCATCAGGTCTGTGACGAGGTGTATGTATTGAACTTTGGCAAGATCATCGCCCATGGCACCCCGGCGGAAATCCGTGATAATCCCATCGTTGTAGAAGCCTACCTCGGCAAAGAAGATAGTGAATTGATATAG
- a CDS encoding branched-chain amino acid ABC transporter permease has translation MNLLIDALIQVLRPIGITEPVFQFMLVSAILGLSVYLTLYTGMLSLANAGFMAIGAYVSVVLTTQFDVPLGIAMLIAMTVCALVAIPIGLPTLRLKDIYLAIATIGFGEVIRIIALNFDKMVESILELFSNGERVRFELLNGARGIKNVPQLTETWMLIIFLIVAVFLIIRLHHSRFGRAMSAVRQDERAASNLGINVVYVKNMVFILSAILAGAAGAFNGHLTRIIVPNAFDFAKTVDILAYAVLGGTSTWLGPIVGGMVLTALPEILRFSSQYRGVVTGAILLGTILFLPGGLVNPKGLQQVWRRYVKREPALTAAEEDPVDA, from the coding sequence ATGAACCTCCTCATCGATGCTTTGATTCAGGTCCTGCGTCCGATTGGCATCACCGAACCCGTCTTTCAGTTTATGCTCGTCAGCGCGATATTGGGCCTCAGCGTTTACCTGACGCTCTACACAGGCATGCTCTCGCTGGCGAATGCAGGCTTTATGGCGATTGGCGCTTATGTCTCTGTTGTGCTGACGACACAATTTGATGTGCCGTTGGGCATCGCGATGCTGATAGCCATGACAGTGTGCGCGCTGGTTGCGATCCCCATTGGCTTGCCAACGCTGCGCCTCAAAGATATTTACCTCGCCATTGCGACCATTGGCTTTGGCGAAGTCATCCGCATTATTGCGCTCAACTTCGACAAGATGGTCGAGAGCATACTGGAGCTATTCAGCAATGGGGAACGCGTGCGCTTTGAATTGCTCAATGGCGCGCGTGGCATCAAAAATGTGCCCCAGCTAACGGAAACATGGATGCTCATCATCTTCCTGATTGTCGCTGTGTTTCTCATTATCCGGCTGCACCACTCCCGTTTTGGGCGGGCAATGTCAGCCGTTCGTCAGGATGAACGTGCAGCATCAAATTTAGGTATCAACGTCGTCTACGTCAAAAATATGGTCTTTATCCTCAGCGCTATTCTGGCTGGGGCAGCAGGCGCATTCAATGGGCATCTGACGCGCATCATCGTGCCGAATGCCTTCGACTTCGCCAAGACTGTCGATATTCTGGCTTATGCGGTCCTGGGTGGGACGTCCACGTGGCTGGGGCCTATCGTCGGTGGCATGGTTTTAACAGCGCTGCCGGAAATTTTGCGTTTTTCCAGCCAGTATCGCGGCGTGGTCACAGGGGCTATTCTGTTGGGAACGATTCTGTTCTTGCCGGGTGGGCTGGTGAACCCCAAAGGCTTGCAGCAGGTCTGGCGGCGTTATGTAAAGCGCGAACCAGCCCTTACAGCCGCAGAGGAGGACCCTGTCGATGCTTAA